A genome region from Ottowia testudinis includes the following:
- the thiD gene encoding bifunctional hydroxymethylpyrimidine kinase/phosphomethylpyrimidine kinase — translation MKLLDHTQEYLRVLTIAGSDSGGGAGIQADLKTFAALGAYGMSALTALTAQNTLGVAGIHAMPPDFLAAQIDAVATDLGVHAVKVGMLHSPDIVHAVAQAIDRHALPHVVLDPVMVSATGATLIEPLAVQTLVAELFPRAVLITPNLDEAALLLGRPVTGASDMPAAAQALLQMGARAVLLKGGHLPGEQVLDVLVERGGEPHTMQHERVATRNLHGAGCTLSSALAVFLAQDLPLRLAAEAARSYVLDAIKEGAMVKTGQGVGPLNHGFSPRSTVLRQPSKPAATPT, via the coding sequence ATGAAACTGCTTGACCATACCCAGGAATATCTGCGCGTGCTGACCATCGCCGGCTCCGACTCGGGCGGCGGCGCGGGCATCCAGGCCGATCTCAAGACCTTTGCCGCGCTCGGCGCCTACGGCATGAGTGCGCTCACGGCGCTGACAGCGCAAAACACACTGGGCGTGGCCGGCATCCACGCCATGCCGCCCGATTTTCTGGCGGCGCAGATCGACGCCGTGGCCACCGACCTCGGCGTGCACGCCGTCAAGGTGGGCATGCTGCATTCGCCCGACATCGTGCATGCGGTGGCGCAGGCCATTGATCGCCACGCGCTGCCGCACGTGGTGCTCGATCCGGTGATGGTCTCGGCCACCGGCGCCACGCTGATCGAACCGCTGGCGGTGCAAACGCTGGTGGCCGAGCTGTTTCCGCGCGCGGTCCTGATCACGCCCAACCTCGACGAGGCGGCGCTGCTGCTTGGCCGTCCGGTGACCGGCGCCAGCGACATGCCCGCCGCCGCGCAGGCGCTGCTGCAAATGGGCGCGCGCGCGGTGCTGCTCAAGGGCGGCCATCTGCCGGGCGAGCAAGTGCTGGATGTGCTGGTCGAACGCGGTGGCGAGCCGCACACCATGCAGCACGAGCGCGTGGCCACGCGCAACCTGCATGGCGCGGGCTGCACACTGTCGTCGGCGCTGGCGGTGTTTCTGGCGCAGGATTTGCCGCTGCGGCTGGCCGCCGAGGCGGCGCGCAGCTACGTGCTCGACGCCATCAAGGAAGGCGCCATGGTGAAAACCGGGCAGGGCGTGGGGCCGCTCAATCATGGGTTTTCGCCCCGTTCAACGGTGCTGCGCCAGCCTTCAAAGCCTGCCGCAACGCCAACATAA
- the arcD gene encoding arginine-ornithine antiporter, translating into MTSRIQLRLGALTALVVGSMVGGGIFSIPQNTAASAGVGATAIAWAITGLGMLALAFVFLNLALRQPQLDSGIYAYARAGFGPFTGFSSAWGYWFMAVLGNVGYYVLLFSTLGHYVPAFGDGNTPLAVACASVMLWGTHALVLRGIKEAARINQITTVAKLVPLGLFVLLVALAFKVDVFRADVWGRANPALGSVLDQVRGMMLVTVWVFIGVEGASVYSAHAARRGDVGRATLAGFLFVLALLVAVSLLSMGVLSQPDLARLKNPSMAYVLEHAVGPWGSGLISVGLLVSLSGALLSWLMLSAETLYSAARDGSAPRWLAGQNARGVPANALWLTSGSVQLFLLITLVSNSTYLSLVNLGTAMILLPYTWAAGYAMKIALRGDGYGAADGGLRRRDAALSGLALLYAVWLVYAGGVKYLLLGALLYAPGALLYAWARREHGRRVFSPREWWGFAAMLLAAGVAALGLRQGWLSL; encoded by the coding sequence ATGACTTCTCGCATTCAACTGCGCCTGGGCGCGCTCACCGCCCTGGTGGTCGGCTCCATGGTCGGCGGCGGCATCTTCTCGATCCCGCAGAACACTGCAGCCAGCGCCGGGGTGGGCGCCACCGCCATCGCCTGGGCCATCACCGGGCTGGGCATGCTGGCGCTGGCCTTCGTCTTTCTGAACCTCGCGCTGCGCCAGCCGCAGCTCGATTCGGGCATCTACGCCTATGCGCGCGCGGGCTTCGGGCCGTTCACGGGGTTTTCGTCCGCCTGGGGCTACTGGTTCATGGCGGTGCTGGGCAACGTGGGCTACTACGTACTGCTGTTCAGCACGCTGGGCCATTACGTGCCGGCGTTTGGCGACGGCAACACGCCGCTGGCGGTGGCCTGCGCGTCGGTCATGCTGTGGGGCACGCACGCGCTGGTGCTGCGCGGCATCAAGGAGGCGGCGCGCATCAACCAGATCACCACGGTGGCCAAACTGGTGCCGCTGGGGCTGTTCGTGCTGCTGGTGGCGCTGGCGTTCAAGGTGGACGTGTTTCGCGCCGACGTGTGGGGCCGCGCCAACCCGGCGCTGGGCAGCGTGCTCGACCAGGTGCGCGGCATGATGCTGGTCACTGTGTGGGTGTTCATCGGTGTCGAGGGTGCCAGCGTGTATTCGGCCCACGCCGCGCGGCGCGGTGACGTGGGGCGCGCCACGCTGGCGGGCTTCTTGTTTGTGCTGGCGCTGCTGGTGGCCGTCAGCCTGCTGTCGATGGGCGTGCTATCGCAGCCTGATCTGGCGCGGCTGAAAAACCCATCGATGGCCTACGTGCTGGAGCACGCCGTCGGCCCCTGGGGCAGCGGGCTGATCAGCGTGGGGCTGCTCGTTTCGCTCTCGGGCGCGCTGCTGTCGTGGCTGATGTTGTCGGCTGAAACCCTGTATTCCGCCGCGCGCGACGGCTCGGCACCGCGCTGGCTGGCGGGGCAGAACGCGCGCGGCGTGCCGGCCAACGCGCTGTGGCTGACCAGCGGCAGCGTGCAGCTGTTTCTGCTGATCACGCTGGTCAGCAACTCCACTTATTTGTCGCTGGTCAACCTGGGCACGGCCATGATCCTGCTGCCTTACACCTGGGCCGCCGGCTACGCCATGAAGATCGCGCTGCGTGGCGATGGCTACGGCGCGGCCGATGGCGGCCTGCGCCGGCGCGATGCCGCGCTGTCGGGCCTGGCGCTGCTGTACGCGGTGTGGCTGGTGTATGCGGGCGGCGTCAAATACCTGCTGTTGGGCGCCTTGCTGTACGCGCCCGGCGCCCTGCTGTACGCCTGGGCGCGGCGCGAGCACGGCCGGCGCGTGTTCTCGCCACGCGAATGGTGGGGCTTTGCGGCCATGCTGCTGGCGGCCGGCGTGGCGGCGCTGGGCTTGCGGCAGGGGTGGTTGAGTTTATGA
- a CDS encoding histone deacetylase family protein, whose amino-acid sequence MLIFVNPLQASHQPRDEIFRGNRVPCFETPRRAAFVEDALRASGHAVRAPGIDSAVALGQVHAPRYLDFLRTAWAQWLALDAANAGEQPFPSVWPVRTLRSDVEPLNFTARLGLYSMDNGSPLCAGTWVAAKAGADAAASAAHALLKGEQATFCATRPPGHHAGPDFMGGYCFLNNAAVAAQVLRNGGAARVAVLDVDYHHGNGTQSIFYERADVLFVSIHGDPRTEYPFYLGHDDETGAGEGAGFNLNLPLPAGSSAAAWFGALDAACERIARQGADALVVSLGLDTFAGDPISTFKLQADDFTRLGARLKALGLPTVFILEGGYAAAELGHNAVRVLRGFDA is encoded by the coding sequence ATGCTGATTTTCGTCAACCCCCTCCAAGCCAGCCATCAACCGCGCGACGAAATCTTTCGTGGCAATCGAGTGCCATGTTTTGAAACCCCCCGCCGCGCCGCGTTTGTCGAGGACGCCTTGCGCGCCAGCGGTCACGCGGTGCGCGCGCCCGGCATTGACAGCGCCGTCGCTCTGGGCCAGGTGCATGCGCCGCGCTACCTCGACTTTCTGCGCACCGCGTGGGCGCAGTGGCTGGCGCTGGATGCCGCCAATGCGGGCGAGCAGCCGTTCCCCTCCGTCTGGCCAGTGCGAACGTTGCGCAGCGATGTCGAGCCGCTCAACTTCACCGCCCGCCTGGGTCTTTATTCCATGGACAACGGGAGCCCCTTGTGCGCGGGCACTTGGGTGGCCGCCAAGGCGGGTGCCGACGCCGCCGCCAGCGCGGCCCATGCACTCTTGAAAGGGGAGCAGGCAACGTTTTGCGCCACGCGCCCGCCCGGCCACCACGCGGGGCCGGACTTCATGGGCGGCTATTGTTTCTTGAACAACGCCGCCGTGGCCGCGCAGGTCTTGCGCAACGGCGGCGCGGCGCGCGTGGCGGTGCTGGACGTGGACTACCACCACGGCAATGGCACGCAAAGCATCTTCTACGAACGCGCCGACGTGCTGTTCGTCAGCATTCACGGCGATCCGCGCACCGAATACCCGTTCTACCTGGGCCACGACGACGAAACCGGCGCGGGCGAGGGCGCTGGCTTCAACCTCAACCTGCCGCTGCCCGCTGGCAGCAGCGCGGCGGCGTGGTTCGGCGCGTTGGACGCGGCGTGCGAACGCATCGCGCGGCAAGGCGCCGACGCGCTGGTGGTGTCGCTGGGCCTGGATACGTTCGCCGGCGACCCGATCAGTACCTTCAAGCTGCAGGCGGACGACTTCACCCGGCTCGGCGCGCGTTTGAAGGCGCTGGGGCTTCCCACCGTGTTCATTCTGGAAGGCGGCTACGCGGCGGCCGAGCTGGGCCACAACGCGGTGCGCGTTCTGCGAGGCTTCGACGCATGA
- the thiD gene encoding bifunctional hydroxymethylpyrimidine kinase/phosphomethylpyrimidine kinase, with protein MPAALYPRAQAAIENAAKPIVWSIAGTDSGGGAGLSADQRAAGAFGVHLCPVVAAVTAQSSVGVTRVDAVAPDLLDAQLTALAADMPPAAIKTGLLGSADNVAVVARWVDKLRERGPVALVIDPVLGASTGAAFAGDAVLRAYRDLLLPRATLITPNQREARRLLGEGSSQATVPALAQALRALGAQALAITGGDSVQADGWSLDWIDTPNASGWLALPRIDTPHTHGTGCTFATSAACAMAFGFVAADALVLAKMATTHALRHGHAAGQGAGPVAARAGFSSDATLMPLMPWGDDSDFDSCLRWLDKRQSAISLEDDEFGLYAIVDSAERVQQVVQAGVKLVQLRIKTPDTPAADWPAALRHTHAQALAACRAAQATLVVNDHWRLATELAAGNAKGLAVHLGQEDLLALGESGRAELRASGLALGISSHSLWELCRARSLNPWYVACGPVWPTLTKAMPWRPQGLDNLAWWVQMAGVPVVAIGGILEPAQASQAAQSGASAVCVVRGLGDDPSRTVPVWQAAIAVGRAAPPLAVPAWPHPSLAMTT; from the coding sequence ATGCCCGCAGCGCTTTATCCACGCGCGCAAGCAGCTATTGAAAACGCAGCTAAGCCGATCGTCTGGAGCATCGCCGGTACCGACAGCGGTGGCGGCGCGGGGCTGAGCGCCGACCAGCGCGCGGCCGGCGCCTTTGGTGTGCACCTGTGCCCGGTGGTTGCGGCCGTCACCGCGCAAAGCTCGGTCGGCGTGACGCGTGTCGACGCGGTAGCGCCCGACCTGCTGGATGCGCAACTCACCGCGCTGGCCGCCGATATGCCGCCCGCCGCCATCAAGACGGGGCTTTTGGGCAGCGCCGACAACGTGGCCGTGGTGGCGCGCTGGGTCGACAAGCTGCGCGAGCGCGGTCCGGTGGCGCTGGTCATTGATCCCGTGCTGGGGGCCAGCACCGGCGCGGCGTTTGCCGGCGATGCCGTGCTGCGCGCCTACCGCGATCTGCTGCTGCCGCGCGCGACACTGATTACACCCAACCAGCGCGAGGCGCGGCGCTTGCTCGGCGAGGGCTCCAGCCAGGCCACGGTGCCGGCGCTGGCGCAAGCCTTGCGCGCACTGGGCGCGCAAGCCCTCGCCATCACCGGCGGCGACAGCGTACAGGCCGACGGCTGGTCGCTTGACTGGATCGACACCCCCAACGCCAGCGGCTGGCTGGCGCTGCCGCGCATCGATACGCCCCACACCCATGGCACCGGCTGTACCTTCGCCACCAGCGCGGCGTGCGCGATGGCGTTCGGGTTTGTGGCGGCCGATGCGCTGGTTCTGGCCAAGATGGCCACCACGCACGCGCTGCGCCACGGCCACGCGGCCGGGCAGGGCGCGGGGCCGGTCGCGGCGCGTGCCGGGTTTTCCAGCGACGCCACGCTGATGCCCCTCATGCCGTGGGGCGATGACTCTGATTTTGATAGCTGCTTGCGCTGGCTGGACAAGCGCCAGAGCGCGATTTCTCTTGAAGATGATGAGTTTGGCCTGTACGCCATCGTCGACAGCGCCGAGCGCGTCCAACAGGTGGTGCAGGCCGGCGTGAAGCTGGTGCAGCTGCGCATCAAGACGCCCGATACACCGGCTGCGGACTGGCCCGCCGCGCTGCGTCACACCCATGCCCAGGCGCTGGCCGCCTGCCGTGCTGCCCAGGCCACGCTGGTCGTCAACGACCACTGGCGGCTGGCGACCGAGCTGGCGGCGGGCAACGCGAAGGGCCTGGCCGTCCACCTGGGGCAGGAAGATCTGCTGGCGCTGGGCGAATCGGGCCGTGCCGAATTGCGTGCCAGCGGGCTGGCGCTGGGCATCAGCAGCCACAGCCTGTGGGAGCTGTGCCGGGCGCGCAGCTTGAACCCCTGGTACGTCGCTTGCGGCCCGGTCTGGCCGACGCTGACCAAGGCCATGCCCTGGCGGCCGCAAGGGCTGGACAACCTGGCCTGGTGGGTGCAAATGGCGGGCGTGCCGGTGGTGGCCATCGGCGGCATTCTGGAGCCGGCGCAAGCCAGCCAAGCCGCGCAATCGGGGGCCAGCGCCGTGTGCGTGGTGCGCGGCTTGGGCGACGACCCGTCGCGAACCGTGCCCGTTTGGCAAGCGGCCATCGCCGTGGGCCGCGCCGCGCCGCCGCTGGCTGTGCCTGCGTGGCCACACCCGTCGCTGGCGATGACGACTTGA
- a CDS encoding thiazole synthase, translating into MNSHQESTTTQVNDGWRIGDVQLNSRFLLGTAGYPSPKVLADAIAASGTQIVTVGLKRQLAAAGDNSFVEIIRAAMHTQGARLLPNTAGCTTAREAVQLAHMARELYDTPWVKLEVVGDEYTLQPDPVELVEAARQLARDGFTVFPYCTDDLVTCKRLLDAGCSLLMPWGAPIGSGQGLVNPFALRLLRERLPDVPLIIDAGIGAPSHAAQALEMGFDAVLLNSAVSQASDPVRMAAAFKQAIEAGRTARLAGVMAKQDFAVATTPVAGNPFLIN; encoded by the coding sequence ATGAATAGTCATCAGGAATCAACGACCACGCAGGTTAACGACGGCTGGCGCATCGGTGATGTACAGCTGAACAGCCGCTTCCTGCTAGGCACCGCCGGCTACCCCTCGCCGAAGGTGCTGGCCGATGCGATTGCGGCGTCGGGCACGCAAATCGTCACCGTGGGGCTGAAGCGCCAACTGGCTGCCGCCGGCGACAACAGCTTTGTCGAGATCATCCGCGCCGCCATGCACACGCAGGGCGCGCGCCTGCTGCCCAACACCGCCGGCTGCACCACCGCACGCGAGGCGGTGCAACTGGCGCACATGGCGCGCGAGCTGTACGACACGCCCTGGGTCAAGCTGGAAGTGGTGGGCGACGAATACACACTGCAACCCGATCCGGTGGAGCTGGTCGAGGCCGCGCGACAGCTCGCGCGCGATGGCTTCACCGTCTTCCCTTACTGCACCGACGACCTGGTGACCTGCAAACGCCTGCTGGACGCCGGCTGCTCGCTATTGATGCCCTGGGGCGCGCCCATCGGCTCTGGCCAGGGGCTGGTCAACCCGTTCGCGCTGCGCCTGCTGCGCGAGCGCCTGCCTGACGTGCCGCTGATCATCGACGCCGGCATTGGCGCGCCCAGCCACGCCGCGCAGGCGCTGGAGATGGGGTTTGACGCCGTGCTGTTGAACAGCGCCGTCAGCCAGGCCAGTGACCCGGTGCGCATGGCGGCGGCGTTCAAGCAAGCCATCGAGGCCGGGCGCACCGCGCGGCTGGCTGGTGTCATGGCCAAACAGGATTTCGCCGTGGCGACGACGCCGGTGGCGGGCAACCCGTTTCTTATCAATTGA
- the thiS gene encoding sulfur carrier protein ThiS, which translates to MKSLGTPPAAGDVAIRLDGQPRTLAADTTLADLVAALGHAPEAVSTAVNGEFVARHARGRLLAEGDAVLLFQPIVGG; encoded by the coding sequence ATGAAAAGCCTTGGAACACCCCCTGCCGCAGGCGATGTCGCCATCCGGCTCGACGGTCAGCCGCGCACGCTGGCCGCCGACACCACGCTGGCCGATCTGGTCGCCGCACTGGGTCACGCGCCCGAGGCCGTCAGCACCGCCGTCAATGGTGAATTCGTGGCGCGCCACGCGCGCGGGCGGTTGCTGGCCGAGGGCGATGCGGTGCTGCTGTTTCAGCCCATCGTGGGCGGCTAA
- a CDS encoding CocE/NonD family hydrolase, protein MTSSLYRLARQAVLLVPLMTCAISVHAQQILGCRDATPAEATLYSTPMMMPGVISPKDGTCFIKDLRILTHDGLKLAANVFLPATGTSGQASGPRFPSLLYISSWASAEWFEYLGQQHRMARAGYVSLSYTTRGFWNSEGTVGVAGEEDVRDVSSAIDFMLAYTPADPQRIGSAGISYGAGLSLLGAAKDRRIRALAALSGWGNLADQLYGNDVPNPTWLGILTASGQMLGRMDPTVLSFARIALNPDATQQQARELKAWAALRSPSSVVNELNARQPAIFIGKNWQDDIFSPNSTLAMFSRLTTPKKIMLQPGIHASVELGAAVFDKANPVWDEARRWFDHYLKGVPNAIDTEPKVTLKTKFGNVVETLPDWPAPELRSESMWINPRGAVRYDESCQCTKGQTGSLSAQRGAFGLDTINNALDTVATTGPMPVLSATLEAKGLPVLAQQNMILRDQGVRYEGPVQAQDMRIRGAPRIQLRVRPSQSRGMLVAYLYDVNPSGWGTLITHGARAVHWAKPGEGIDFSFDMNAIAYDLPAGNRLALVFDTKDHLYGVPVRFGEAFSMTIEAGDGVSALTVPVRPIH, encoded by the coding sequence GTGACTTCATCCCTTTACCGTCTGGCACGACAGGCGGTCTTGCTGGTGCCGCTCATGACCTGCGCCATCTCAGTGCACGCCCAGCAGATCCTGGGCTGCCGCGACGCGACGCCGGCCGAGGCCACGCTCTATAGCACGCCAATGATGATGCCCGGCGTGATCTCACCCAAGGACGGGACTTGCTTCATCAAGGATTTGCGCATCCTCACGCACGACGGCCTGAAGCTGGCGGCGAACGTTTTTTTGCCGGCCACCGGCACCAGCGGGCAGGCATCGGGGCCCAGATTCCCCTCCTTGCTCTATATCAGCAGTTGGGCCTCCGCCGAATGGTTTGAATACCTGGGCCAGCAGCACCGCATGGCACGCGCCGGTTACGTGAGTCTGTCCTACACCACCCGCGGGTTCTGGAACTCCGAGGGCACGGTCGGTGTGGCGGGCGAGGAGGATGTGCGCGATGTGTCATCCGCCATCGACTTCATGCTGGCCTATACCCCGGCCGACCCACAGCGCATAGGCTCGGCCGGCATTTCCTACGGCGCCGGGCTGTCGCTGCTGGGCGCCGCCAAGGACCGCCGCATCCGCGCGCTGGCGGCGCTGTCGGGCTGGGGCAATCTGGCCGACCAGCTGTATGGCAACGACGTGCCCAACCCCACCTGGCTGGGCATTCTCACCGCCTCCGGCCAGATGCTGGGCCGCATGGACCCGACGGTGCTGTCGTTCGCCAGGATTGCGCTCAACCCCGATGCCACGCAGCAGCAGGCGCGGGAGCTCAAGGCCTGGGCGGCGCTGCGGTCACCCAGCAGCGTGGTGAACGAGCTCAACGCCCGCCAGCCCGCCATCTTCATCGGCAAGAACTGGCAAGACGACATCTTCTCGCCCAACTCCACGCTGGCAATGTTCTCGCGGCTCACCACCCCCAAGAAGATCATGCTGCAGCCGGGGATCCACGCGTCGGTCGAACTGGGCGCCGCGGTGTTCGACAAGGCCAATCCGGTGTGGGACGAAGCCCGCCGGTGGTTTGACCACTATCTCAAGGGTGTGCCCAACGCCATCGACACTGAGCCGAAAGTCACCCTCAAGACCAAGTTCGGCAACGTGGTGGAAACACTGCCCGACTGGCCGGCACCCGAGCTCCGCAGTGAGTCGATGTGGATCAACCCGCGAGGCGCCGTGCGTTATGACGAATCCTGCCAGTGCACCAAGGGGCAGACCGGCAGCCTGAGCGCCCAGCGCGGCGCGTTCGGTCTGGATACCATCAACAACGCACTGGACACGGTGGCGACGACCGGCCCCATGCCAGTGCTGTCGGCCACGCTGGAGGCCAAGGGTTTGCCCGTGCTGGCCCAGCAAAACATGATTCTGCGCGACCAGGGTGTGCGCTACGAAGGCCCGGTGCAGGCGCAAGACATGAGGATCCGCGGCGCCCCCCGCATCCAGTTGCGAGTGCGACCCAGCCAGTCGCGTGGAATGCTCGTGGCCTACCTGTACGACGTGAACCCCTCGGGCTGGGGCACGCTCATCACACACGGAGCGCGCGCCGTGCATTGGGCCAAGCCGGGTGAGGGCATTGATTTCAGCTTTGACATGAATGCCATCGCCTATGACCTGCCGGCCGGCAATCGGTTGGCTCTGGTGTTCGACACGAAGGACCACCTGTACGGGGTACCGGTGCGCTTTGGCGAGGCATTCTCGATGACCATCGAGGCGGGCGACGGCGTTTCGGCACTGACCGTGCCTGTGCGCCCGATCCACTGA
- a CDS encoding NAD(P)/FAD-dependent oxidoreductase encodes MSADQVDTVVIGAGVVGLAVARALALQGHEVMVLEAAETFGTQTSARNSEVIHAGIYYPAESLKSRLCVQGKQMLYGYCAERGIAHRRCGKLIVATSAGQVDELLAIQQRAAANGVDDLQRLTREQAQALEPALECHAALLSPSTGIVDSHGLMLSLLGDLEHAGGLLAVNSKVKSLAALDGQAHDAIKIEVSANGEDTTLAARQVVNAAGLHAPALAVCTQGLDARHVPRAHCAKGSYFTLSGRAPFGRLVYPVPEPGGLGVHLTLDLGGQAKFGPDVQWVDSPDNLQVDAARGDAFYAQVRRYWPELRDGALQPGYAGIRPKISGPGEAAADFVVQGPREHGVRGLVNLFGIESPGLTSCLAVAEEVAVRLD; translated from the coding sequence ATGAGCGCGGACCAAGTCGACACCGTCGTCATCGGCGCTGGCGTGGTCGGCCTGGCGGTGGCGCGCGCGTTGGCGCTGCAGGGGCATGAGGTGATGGTGCTGGAGGCGGCCGAGACCTTTGGCACGCAGACCAGCGCCCGCAACAGCGAAGTCATCCATGCCGGTATCTACTATCCGGCGGAGTCGCTGAAAAGCCGGCTGTGTGTGCAGGGTAAACAGATGCTGTACGGCTATTGCGCGGAGCGTGGCATTGCGCACCGGCGCTGCGGCAAGCTTATCGTGGCGACCAGTGCCGGTCAGGTGGATGAGTTGCTTGCCATCCAGCAACGCGCCGCCGCCAACGGCGTGGACGACCTGCAACGGCTGACCCGCGAGCAGGCCCAGGCGCTGGAGCCGGCGCTTGAATGCCACGCCGCGCTGCTGTCGCCATCGACCGGCATCGTGGACAGCCATGGCTTGATGCTGTCGCTCTTGGGGGATCTGGAGCATGCGGGCGGTCTGCTGGCCGTGAATTCGAAGGTCAAATCGCTTGCAGCGCTTGATGGTCAAGCGCATGACGCTATCAAAATTGAAGTATCCGCCAATGGCGAGGACACCACGCTCGCCGCGCGTCAAGTCGTCAATGCCGCTGGCCTGCACGCGCCGGCGCTGGCCGTGTGCACGCAAGGGCTCGACGCCCGCCACGTGCCGCGCGCGCATTGCGCCAAGGGAAGCTATTTCACCTTGAGCGGCCGCGCGCCCTTCGGCCGCCTGGTCTATCCGGTGCCGGAGCCCGGCGGCCTGGGCGTGCACCTCACGCTCGATCTGGGCGGCCAGGCCAAGTTCGGTCCTGACGTGCAGTGGGTTGATTCGCCGGACAATCTGCAGGTGGACGCGGCGCGCGGCGACGCCTTTTATGCCCAAGTGCGGCGCTATTGGCCCGAGTTGCGCGATGGTGCCCTTCAGCCCGGCTACGCGGGCATCCGACCCAAGATCAGTGGCCCCGGCGAGGCGGCGGCCGACTTCGTGGTCCAGGGGCCGCGCGAGCATGGCGTACGGGGTTTGGTCAACCTGTTCGGGATCGAATCGCCTGGCTTGACGAGCTGCTTGGCCGTGGCGGAAGAGGTGGCTGTGCGGTTGGACTGA
- a CDS encoding FAD-dependent oxidoreductase, translating to MSALHVGIAGAGLLGRLLAWQLSRAGHRVAVFDPATHAQPVARSQAPDPYVPTAAAFTAAGMLSPLSELDNAEPAVAALGWQSLALWPRIAAALPGTPAVAVGGSLLVAHRHDLGAAQRVLDRLRAATAAPEWQRLSPPEGAQALDAAALRQLEPSIQGPAHAWLLPGEGFIDTVAVMAALHLGASGADWHWAQRVIAIEAGEGGGTLRLADGRMLAFDVVIDVRGVGAKPDVPVRGVRGEVIWLDCPGHGLTRPVRLLHPRHRVYIVPRSSRDVLVGASEIESEDRSPVSLRSATELMAAAHSVVPALAEARILKMDVNLRPATPDNNPFVEWQGRQLTINGLFRHGWLLAPALVEQALNTDEARAAGLHGHGRIR from the coding sequence ATGAGTGCGCTGCATGTCGGGATTGCCGGCGCCGGTCTCCTTGGCCGGTTGCTGGCCTGGCAACTCTCACGCGCAGGGCACCGCGTGGCGGTGTTCGATCCCGCCACCCACGCCCAACCGGTGGCGCGCAGCCAGGCGCCCGACCCCTACGTGCCCACCGCCGCAGCCTTCACCGCCGCGGGCATGCTCAGTCCGCTGTCGGAGCTCGACAACGCCGAGCCCGCCGTGGCCGCGCTGGGATGGCAATCGCTGGCGCTGTGGCCGCGCATCGCGGCGGCGCTGCCGGGCACGCCGGCGGTTGCCGTGGGCGGCAGCCTGCTGGTGGCGCACCGGCACGATTTGGGCGCCGCGCAGCGCGTGCTGGATCGCCTGCGCGCCGCCACCGCCGCGCCTGAATGGCAACGCCTGAGCCCGCCCGAAGGCGCGCAGGCGCTGGACGCCGCCGCGCTGCGCCAGCTGGAGCCCTCCATTCAAGGCCCCGCGCACGCCTGGCTGCTGCCGGGCGAGGGTTTCATCGACACCGTGGCGGTGATGGCTGCTCTGCATTTGGGAGCGAGCGGCGCCGACTGGCATTGGGCCCAGCGTGTCATCGCCATTGAAGCAGGCGAGGGCGGCGGCACGCTGCGGCTGGCCGATGGTCGCATGCTGGCCTTCGACGTGGTCATCGACGTGCGCGGCGTCGGTGCCAAGCCCGACGTGCCCGTGCGCGGCGTGCGCGGCGAAGTCATCTGGCTCGATTGCCCCGGCCATGGCCTGACGCGCCCGGTGCGCCTGCTGCACCCGCGCCACCGCGTCTACATCGTGCCGAGGAGCAGCCGCGACGTGCTGGTAGGCGCGAGCGAGATCGAAAGCGAAGACCGCTCGCCCGTCAGCCTGCGCAGCGCGACCGAGCTGATGGCCGCCGCGCACAGCGTGGTGCCGGCCCTGGCGGAGGCGCGCATCCTGAAAATGGACGTGAACTTGCGCCCCGCAACGCCCGACAACAACCCCTTCGTCGAATGGCAGGGCCGCCAGCTGACGATCAATGGCTTGTTTCGCCACGGTTGGCTGCTGGCGCCGGCGCTCGTCGAGCAGGCCTTGAACACGGACGAAGCGCGGGCTGCGGGCTTGCACGGCCATGGACGGATCAGATGA